The genomic DNA TACATACACAAAATTTATATTAGCTTTATCTACATACATTATAAATCTCATGTTATTTCATATTTGTATTTTCTTAAGAATTTACTTATATACCATCTGTTTCttttaaaaccctatttttccatatttttaagCACTCTCATCAATTagtattttctatattttatttttattcattttataacCGCTtgcgttttaaaaaaaaaaaccctctcAACATAAGGAAATATTTCATGTTTGGAAGTTTGAGAGATCcggcccaatcgtgctgggttccgatttttttttcattcaactgAAATATGGAATACCCTTGTGAAATTTCGCCTacgttttcttaaattaaaacaaGGTAATATTTTGTGTTTGGGAGTTTGAAAGATCGTGCCCAATCatgctgggtttcaatttttcattCGACAAAAGTACAGAATATCCATTTGAAATTTCATCtatgtttttttaaattaaaatgaggcaatattccgtatttggaaaatcgataaatcgtgcccaatcgtgctgggtttcgatttatcgtttggccaaatagccaaatatcctttttaaatttcaaatacaTGAGTTTCGAAAATTATGAGGTAATCTTGTATTGAGGGTTTGAAATGTTGTATCCAATCATGCtagatatgatattttattccttctgaACGAGAGGATCTCGACTTTCAACCTAAACGTTTTTAAAGGAATCgcattttaaaatctttttcaaaatttcaacattagGAAGTTAATTGATCAGTACGGTATGAACTTTGGGCATTGCAAGGGTGCTGAtctttcctcgtgcgtaaccgactcccgaatccattttctAGTTTTTCACAGACTAAAAaacgttgttttaataaaccaaaatgctttattaaaatgatcgatcacagggtgacccgatcacacttgaacaaaaaggattggtggcgactccatacctcgttttaaagtcgatccccatttttcaaaataaaaatggtttcgacatatacaattgcacattaaatcGAAGTTTATACATAGATTTGAGATTTAtccagagagagagagagagagagagagagagagagagagagagagagagagagagagagagagagagagagattaaAAAAAAAGGCTTATAATTCACACATTGGTACCTAAACTATACCCTTTTCACCATCttggtacctaaacttttttttatcACAATTTGTACCTAAACTACTTTTTTTCCCAAGTTGATACCTCCGTTAGTTAACTCATTAAATCTATTATAAAAAAGGCTTAACTCGCATACCTAAACTATTCCCTTTTGTCTAAGTTGCTATCTAAACTTCTTTTTTTTTGTCACAAGTGGTATTTAAACTATTCTTTTGTTACCCATTTTATGCTAAAATATTATATTCATTATAAAAAAATGTCAATAATAAACTGCTATAtcatataaacttaaaaataaaaattatatttttaaaattcttttttttattttacattatttctctctcttttttttttcttttttccttttttttttccttcttccttTATAATGTTTGACAATAATTGCTTAAAAGCTACCCTTCCAAGATCTAGATGTTGgtgattaattttgattttggacTTCACAACTTACATGCTCTACTTGACGagatcaaaaaaattattttatcgatcaaaattatatttttagaacCGGTCGAGATATTGGTCCAGGGACAAGGACAGGTCAATTAACTAACAAACCAATACAATTGATTGAACCAAGCTAAAAAAAACCAGTGGaaccattttctctgtttttaaatattttttattttatgtatttctaataatttatttgattgaaCCATACGAGTTGGTCAAACGGAGAATGGGTAGCCTGACAGGCTCAACCATTGATATAgttctaaagaaaaaaaaaaaatatatatatatatatatacaaaagaagaaaataataaaatctttttgaaaaaaaagtataatttaagcatgaaatttcaagttaagccaaaaaaaaaatctgaatgcaagaaataaataaataaataaataagaagaattgggaaaataatactataaaaaaaattcaaagggtagaattaaaagttttgagGTTGAAAGAAGATGTGTGGTGGGCACTTGGTACAATCAAACAATGTGTAGGGTGGGAATCAACTTAAATTTCTGTGCCCAAAAAGCTGACTTTTGGGGATCCTAATATCCCTACCCACGAACCCACAGCTCGATCCAAAGGGTATATATCCTTGCCTTCTGCTACTCATTTTTCTATTTCACTATGCTTATCTTGTCCTTCCTTTTTCACTTTGATcaaatcaatttttatatttctttttataattttatttcgaAAAGTTTTATCTTGAACACGAGAGTCTTAAATTTAATTCAgtaaattaatttaatgtaattttgacttaatggtaaatttaaagttttgagaatttttaattctaaatttttattttatataaattatgtgtaaattttaattttaattttaatttattttaaatcttacatgtatgaattatatttaaatttattctaatttaattattaatcttatcgaattttacaattttaaatatgtattatttatatctGCAATTGTAATTATACTTgtataaataactttaaaaaaccTCAATAAATGAAAATTACACACATGATTTTGGGTTTAATTTAAAAGATTTGTGAAAATTACTTTTaagaaattatattattaaaattcttCTATTTCTCCTATGCACAAAAATGCATAAATGTGTCGTTCAAACATTTGTTTTATATATACTCACTTATTAATTTAAACTGTACTTTgcactaaataaaataaaatttgtattattgatatttgataaTCTATTACTTACCATAGAAGCTCATCGTAGGTGAAGCTTCTCCAGATCGGCAAACTTCTATCCAATGTTTCTGTTATGAGTAAATAAGGTCCAATGTTTTATTTAGATATATTCAagtttttatacaatatttatttttacttataaTTCTTTTAAATTCTTAAATTAGAAAAATTACACGCTTAAATACATTTGGATCCATATCTTCATTGTTATTATAATAACAACGGTATTAATTGAGCTAAGGTTGAATTAACTAATATATCCAACTTAGTTTCTTGTGCCCACTTAATTAATTCTAGCCCAAAGAGAATTTAACATTAATGGCAAAGACTAACATCTTAGGTCTTTTAGTACCCAGGTTTGAATTCTACTCTATGTAACTCTCATGTGTGGTTCTCAAATCTCACCATACACAGTTACAATATGAAGATTGTATTCGATTCATCGTCCTTCTATATTTATATTAGTTTAATTCTACTTTTTAATTACTCTAATACATTTATAATGGTTGTATTCATTTATACTTGTAAGAAAAATCTAGACAGctgttaattaaatttttttgtaaACATTGTTGTTTCAACCACCCTTCCAAACCTttgatatataaaaaaaaagaaattcaaaAATTTGAGATGCTTTTTTGTGCCACATTCAATTGTCAATGGGAATAAATTCCTGGGAAAACAAAGTTACAAgcatatgaattatgaaataagaTATTGAAGGTTTTGTTAAGATATCGTTATTTCAAGCATTGAAAATTCAGGCTAGGGGTACAAAAAGAACACTTTGGTTTGCCTTGTTTTCTTGTGTTAGTTAGAGCTTTTACATTTTCCACAATTTCAATCCTTACATACAGTGGGTTCCATTCTCTTCTGTCTTTTGTGCTCCAAGGGAAGAAGTCTTTTTTGCTTTgctttctaattattttattttggggGGTGGATTCATCTGGTTTTCACATTCCTAAGTCATGAGCTTCGAAGACTAATTTACCAAGGGAACATATCAGACAAGAAGGGTTCATTCTGAAATTTCCAAGCAACCTTTAAGTTTGTTGACTTTTACTCTTTACATGGACGAGTACCCTAAATTTGGAGGTGTAAATGTTAACAATGCTCAAGTGCTATTAGCTTAAATGATAtataatttgtattttttttctttaaatcaaTGAAAATACTATAAAATGTAATTGTTAACCGGACTCAATTATTAGTAATGCTGATAACAGTTGAGGCGATTTGTGAGCTTGTTAATTAAAATAACATTGGTTGGTCAAACGTCAAGTAGCAAACAATAATTTAGCTAGAGAAAGACATTAAAAAACTCACTCTCGATGGatcaaaacaaaaaagaaaatgtGTGATagaatctaaaatataaaataaggtTAGGATTATTGTGATTGATTTGTCGTAAAGGAGGTGCTAGAGGGCGTAAATAAATGGATTCCCCCACCTGCTGTATCATCAAGAAAAGCATAAAAATATGGTATCAAGAAAAAGAGGATATTCGTATATATGAAAGGGAAACCACTTTAAAACCTTTTCAATCCATAGAAATACAAAAGCAAGCGGGGAATGGAGTCATTGATTCCTTGCCCTCCTCCCACTCTTAAGCCTGGGATGGCTGAAGAGAGATGTGGGTGTATATTCTATAGTGGGTGGCCGTGGCTTGGCTGGATATACATATGGAACCTCCAAAAAGAGGGTAGGGCCCCGCTGGTTGGCTGGCTGGCTGGCCGGGAATCCCATGGATACGTGTTACTTGgacttcctcttcttcttcttttttaaccaATATATGAtatggaaattaaattaaattttagttaataacTAATATTCTCaataatatcatttaaaaatacataaaattttcattaaaaatacaATACGCATCTAATACTTGATTAAACTCATCCATCTTTTTTAATCCAatcttaatattttataatagacCTAACTGGTTAATCTTTTCATTCGATCCACCTttaccattttattattttaaaacgaTAAGGGTAAGCTTCCCTTCTTGACTTCATTATTCATTTCAAATGGTTGTTAATATATCAAGATATATTAAATGGAGAAAAACTAAGGATTTtcattttataaatatctaaataACATTAATTACTTCAGAGAAAAATATCTctttacaaaataaaattttaactatctttttaaaaaatatttttagcaTGTTGAGATTTAAGATTCACATATTGTAATTGTGAATGGTAAAACGCGAATATAGATATTTAAAAACCTAAGACCTCTGCTTTTTATTTTGTCCAAATCAAGATGTTCACTGTCAATAGCAATAACTAATCTTCTCAATATGAATATTCTTCAAAAAGATAAACAACTGATCATGTCGATTGCTTTAATCAACAATACCAATGCTTTCATATGAAATTTATCTTTTTACCCATATAAGTGTCTCGTAACCTGACACTAATAATGTTTTTGACAAAATTTGATTTCATTAATTTAGTGAAAACtattaaaagaatcaaataaaatatttttaaaatattatactagtaatttaattattatttttaaaagctGTATGTTcagttttcattttaatttttcaattatcctacttttcttttcttttttcattattACTGACTTGTTAATTTCATGCACGTACtaagtattaaaaataatatattttaaaattttatatttaatatattaatggTGTATAATTTTATGCACGCCatcactaaaaatattttaaaactagCTTTAATTAACATTATTCttataatatgatatatataatTTGATTCATTAATATTACATAAAATTATATCGCATTAATGAATCAAATGATAAGGTTTtaaccattttaattttttattctttttcatttaatttttatttttcattaatgaaaaCAAAAAATATTGACAAAATTTTGTTGTAACATGCATGACAATCCAGcaaaagaaaatcaaagaagGATAAAATAAAGGGTGGAGACCAATCATTTGAGTATTTTCTTTTCCATGTCTTTGAAAAAGTTATAACTATTAATTAGATTACGACATATTTaggatataatataaaaataattgaggttttaattaaatgataaaagtgaaaaagtgaaaataattaaatctTGAGATTATATTTTCTagattttacataaaaataaaattacccaTCCCTAATAaataatgtttattattttataaaataactgattttttataattttatacatgaattgataaataaatattaatccaACACTTAAAACTAATATATAAATGCATCGAGATGAATTCATAATATCTATActataaatgattttttttccacCATGCAATAATAATAAACTCTCATTTTATATTATAGAGATGGTACCCtatatgtaattatatatatcAACACAGGCAACATCTGTATCTCATTACACAAACCAAAGCAGAGAGGTCCTCACTCTGTTTCAACCCCCCCCCCCTCCCTCTTTAATTTTCACTCACACTTTCTATCTACCATGTCGGCAAAGGAATGCGGCCACCATGGCAAAGGCCACAATAAATTCCGCCGAAGACTCCTCTTCGGCATTCTGTTCTTCATCCTAATTGTTCTGATCACAATCCTTCTCATTTGGGCAATCCTTCGTCCCAGCAAGCCCAGATTCATTCTCCAGGACACCACCGTCTACGGTTTCAACGCCTCCGTCCCCAATTTCCTTACTTCCAGTTTCCAAGTCACCGTATCGTCTCGAAACCCCAATGACAGAATAGGAATATACTACGACAGGCTCGACCTCTACGCCACCTACAGGAACCAACAGATCACACCCCGGACTTCACTCCCTCCCACTTACCAGGGTCACAAGGATGTCAACGTTTGGTCGCCTTTCATAAACGGGAACATGATACCTATCTCCCCGGACTTTTCCACGTCTTTAAGTTCGGAACAGGCTTCCGGGTCGGTTTTTCTTACCATTAAGATTGATGGGCGGGTGAGATGGAAAGTTGGAGCTTTCGTGTCCGGGAGATACCATCTTTACGTTCGATGTCCGGCAATAATTACTTTTGGAAGCAAATTTAACGGTGTTATTGTCGCACAAAACGCTGTTAAGTTTCAGTTTGTGACTAGATGCAGCGTCAGTGTCTGAAGTTTGAACAGACTGAggattgaggaagaagaaagaactAAGGACGTCAAGTactatttgtttttttttcaatcttaatATATCGTCTATCCCTtcgtttttagttttttttttttttttttgtaagggAATTGTACACTTTGCTATACAATAAATGGAGAAAAAAATTGAAAGCAGAAATTGATAGTAAAAAAGTAgtagaaatttttattttctaaaaccaaaagaaaaaaccCAAGTGTGATTAATAAGAATCAAGCAGTTTGTGGAGGTTGTGCAGTCTTTTTCATTTAGAAGTGacttgtttttcttcttttctagTCGTGGATCttcaaagttttttttaaaaaaataaaaaaaaaaaagaataatttcAACCTTAATTAGGGTGTCGTTTCTATTCATAAATCcataattttaatttgatatgatTGGATCCATGCACATGATTATACACCGGATGtattttttacaaaaattattttaaaatttggttcgCTGTTtgaaaataatttcattcaacaaaatgttgaaaagtcgTGATGAGTTTAGATGAGAAATAGGAAAAGGACATATAGAGGGCggtgtttaatttctttttaatttttaaataaaataataaatatattttaacatatttaaattcacaaataatcataataataataatatcaacaTGAACCCTGATTTGTTGAATGTGTGAATCCAATGCATTTCCTTTTATACATTAACCCGAGTTGTTGGTAAATTTGGTGAGCTCCATTATTCACAAAAACTAATCAAAGCTTACCATATCCGTTTTCCATTAAGTATTTGGAAAATGTTTGAAATATTTACAAAGAACCAATATCGTAGGGTCCTAATCTCAAATGCAATTCAATCTTTTCTACTACCAAACCAAAAGTTCACTGGAAATTTGCTAAACattacaaaataaacaaaaaggcAAGAAAATAGTGATTGAATGTGGAGGTCAACATCAAACGGTTGTGCTGTCTGGCCTTAGAATTCACAAAGGTTGAATATTCTTCACTTGAATCGGGGTTACTACAAATTTAGCATTCAtccaagaaaataaaatagtgccTGCTTAGTTTTCGTAATATATCTCAATTTTAACTGAATTcccccttattattattattattccaagTACTAATAATTACGTGTTTGGGAAATGGGTCTTTCCCCATGTTACTGTAGTGGCGTCGCTTTCTATGgatgaaaaattatataaaataatatttataaaattttatataaaataaaaaattaaaactgaTGTTTTATAAAAAAAGATAAAACCACGTAGGATTATTTATACAACTCTACTCCGAtgaaatcatattttcatttaaggaTAAGAGTAGAGTAGAATGAGAAAACGAAAGGGGTAAGCAAGCAGAGCATATGGAGGGGTTTGAATTGTTTAATGTGCCCAATATTTTTATGCAAGGAGAGGATAGTTTATTAAGGAATTTTAAGGTGAATAACATGCAGTTCATGCACCGCCATCTTTGCAGAGCTGGAACAACACTTGCTTTCACCAACACCTAACTACCGAATATTAGGATTATAAGTGTTTTTGTGTTCTGAGTTAGGCGaagtttgaatttaaataatttatttttgggtttaattttgacGGGCTAAAATTGAATATGTTTTTAGATGGGTAATGTGTTTTCTTttataaagttaaaaataataatgacgataaaattaattactataattgtcaaataaaaaatttcactTGTTTTTAACTGATTTTGGAGATTAGGCGTGTTTTGTATTATAACAAGTATGATTCTTCCGCTTTCGCTTGGAATTTTTCATtagaaattatatattaaataatattataaaccataataatataaataaaaatatgagttAGTATTTAATATATTTGcaatgttttttttattatttcgcAACTATCTTTAAAAATTGTcatgcctcttttttttttttaaatatttattttttctaatattttactatactcttATACAATAATTGTCAACCCCTAATTCTTTATGGAGTCTAAAACTTCACTAATAGTGTACTAAATATTTTctctaaaatattaattaatggctaaatcaatatatttttattttaaaattataattttacttttattaaacgAAATTTTACATCATTATAGTTTTCAAatgatttaataaatttcattcattttttaTTACTGCTATTCAATATATAGCTAGACGTTCAATCtgaatattcaaaatttttattgttaTGGATAGCTTAAACTTCActaatgaatttaagtaaaatatATCCATTTTTATGTTCATGTGtattttaaatcaataccaaataataaatttaatattcaactatgtaatcatatatatatatatgggcaaaACAATTTGCTTGTTTTCACAGGGACGTGTCTAGACAAAAAGATCTAATTTCAGTAGCTAAGGTACCAGAAAATTGGATCAATCTCTACACTAATGGGGCTGCTCAGGTTGTTTCTGGAAATGTTGCAGCTAGGGGAGTCATAAAAAATAGAAACGTGGAGTGAATTATGGGATATAACAAATATTTGGACAAATGCTCAGTCTTTGATGTTGAATTGTGGGGTATTCTTGATGGATTGGCTCTCTTTCAAGACAAATGATATGATGGTGTGCTGATTCAAACAGATAGTTTGGAGGCGGTCAAGGCCATTCAAAATTCCTCTATGACAAGTTTGAACTTTGCTCTCATTAAACATATTCATCACCTTTTGATGAATGCGTGATTTTTGGTCATTCAAGATTCTCTTAGGGACCTCAATAAAAATGCTAATTGCTTAGCCAAAATGACATTTGAGACAAACCAAGGACTAAAGATATTTGAGGAGATTGCAAGGGAGGTGCTAATACTTTCTCCTATTATTCAAGCAAGTGACACTCTTGCTCAAAGAATTCTTGTGTGGTTAATTTTATTTGtctgttttatttaaaaaaaaaaaaaaactatacacatgaaggttgaattatatttaattatttaaattatttgagttattcaaaaACCAAAATTGTACATTTATTATCTAACTTGAACTAATTATTTTTactcaaaaacttaaaaattaatttaaattttaaaatcaattttactcaattaattcataaaaataattttaaaatgtaaCATTTAATAACTTTTAAGTTCAAATCttaacatatataatttttaacttaattttatgATTGTTTAGTAGAAAAATACTTTAATTAAACAAAGCTTTCAATCACCGGTAATACCATTACTTATGGTTTGTTTGGACAACATAGAGTAACCGAATGAAAGTGTAATTATTAGGGTAGTAATTACACTCTTTTGTAATTACAAAATTGTAATTTCCTAGACATTTTTGTTAACAACGCGTAATTACATCGTAATTACCTGTCATGTTTGATATTACAAATTTTATTTacacaataaaataatttatgttttttaaatattaattactataaaaatattagtatgaaaaaataatttctaaacaagtaacaaaaattaaaattaaatcattatatTTATCATATGTTAGTCTAAAAAGTAATTGATAATACGATTActaaaaaaataataagaaaaataagcatatgcaattttatctaattgttctAGTGCATATTTTTGAGTTATTTCCTATTTACTATTTAACATATGCTCATTATCATCAATTGTTGATTCTTGATCGAGTTCATTATCAT from Gossypium arboreum isolate Shixiya-1 chromosome 9, ASM2569848v2, whole genome shotgun sequence includes the following:
- the LOC108455819 gene encoding NDR1/HIN1-like protein 1, coding for MSAKECGHHGKGHNKFRRRLLFGILFFILIVLITILLIWAILRPSKPRFILQDTTVYGFNASVPNFLTSSFQVTVSSRNPNDRIGIYYDRLDLYATYRNQQITPRTSLPPTYQGHKDVNVWSPFINGNMIPISPDFSTSLSSEQASGSVFLTIKIDGRVRWKVGAFVSGRYHLYVRCPAIITFGSKFNGVIVAQNAVKFQFVTRCSVSV